A window of Cytobacillus sp. FSL H8-0458 genomic DNA:
GAAAAAACACCATTCCCAGCCTAAAAAAGACGATAAGCCAGTCACGCTTGGCGACATGCTGAACCGGGACCTGGTGGAGCAGCTGAAAGGGAAAAAGCAGGAATTAAAGGCTGCTGAAGATAAACAGAAGGAAGAAGAAGAGCGCACAAAAAGAGAAGAAAGAAGACTGCGCGAAAAAAATAAAAGTTTTGAAGAACTGCTTGGAGAAAGCAATCTTAACTGGAAAGAATTCAAATAATATTAAAAAAGGGGCCGACTTTTCTGTCAGCCCCTTTCTTGTCTTATATTATGAGCATTCTATCATCTATGCTGCTCATATTTATTTAGCTTTGCAATAGATTTAATCATTGCCAATTCATCTTCGTTCAGAGGCTTGGCTCTTGCTGCTTCTGCATTTGCTCTTACTTGCTCAGCCCGGCTGGCACCTGCGGCAATGGAAGCGACAGCCGGGTCAGCGAGATTAAACTGAAATGCTATCTCGTTCATGGTGCGCTGGTCTGAAATTTTTTCGCGGATGCTGGTGAGCGTTTTTTTCAATTCTTCATAGCTGTAATCCAAATAGCCTTTATCTTTTACCGATTCCGACGCTTTATCAAGCATTTTGTCGCTGAGCAGCCCTTTGGCCAGCGGCCCTCTTGTAACTGCACTGATGCCTTTTTGATTCAGAAGAGGCAGCGCTTCTTCTTCAGGGCGCCGATCTAAAATGCTGTATTGCATCATGACAGAAACAATGGATGATTTTGATGCAAATTCCCGGATTACATTTGGGCGAATGGAGGAAATGCCATATTGGCGGATGTATCCTTCTTCCTTTAGTTCCTCAAATGCTTCAATGGTTTCATCAATCGGATCTTCAATCGTGCCGCCGTGAAGCTGATATAAATCGATATAGTCCGTATCCAGTCTTTTCAAGCTGTCTTTTACAGCTTCTTTGATGTGGCTTTTTGAGGGATCCCAGCTCCAGCCGTCTTTATTCTTATTCCATCGGTTGCCGGCTTTGGTTGCAATAATCACCTGTTCGCGGACATTCTTTAAGGATTGTCCGACAAGCTTTTCGTTTTCGCCAAAATCATATAAATCAGCTGTATCAAAATAATTGATTCCTGCTTCAAGGGCCGATTCAATGATCTCCTGAGCCCTGGAAGGGTCGGTGCCAATTGACATGCAGCCCAGCCCCAGCTCGCTTACGTACAAGTCTGAGTTTCCAAGTCTTCTCTTTTTCAAGTGCCCACCTCATTTGAATGTTTTCTATAATTGTACATAAACAAATGAGGCATACTCAAATTTAGAGGCTTATCATTTTATCGCAGTCTAATGGAGATGAATCAAAGGAGGATAAGTGGGGGGGCAAACTGCCCGTAAAGCCCGAAATAAGGACAAAGACTAAGAACGCCACGTCCTCCCAAAAGCTGCCGCTTTCGGTCGTGCGATGTATCGCTGCCGCAGCTTTCCTTGTCCTGTGGCAACGTCTTTGTGACCCACTTCCTGTGGGCCTCAACTAACAATCAGTGGGCGATAAGGGAACACCCCCACTGATTGAAGTTTCACTTTATAATGTTCTGAGATTCAACCCAGTCTTTTACAAGGATATACTGCCTGCCGTATTGTTTTAGTTTCTCACGGACTTCCCAGGCTTTGCCGGCCAGAATGACTCCCCTTTTATGGACGTACACCTTCATGCCATACTCCCCCTCATCAAGTATGATAAAATGTATGAGCAATCATTACCGGAATAGAACAGGAGTGACTGAAAACAATGAGCCGCTTAGAAGAAAAAACAATTAAGACGGAAAAAATCTTCACTGGTAAAGTCATTAGTCTGCAGGTGGAGGATGTTGAGCTGCCGAATGGCAAAACATCGAAGCGGGAAATTATCAAACACCCCGGAGCAGTAGCTGTATTGGCAGTAACAGAAGAGAATAAAATAGTGATGGTTGAACAATATCGAAAAGCGCTGGATAAGATTATTGCTGAAATTCCAGCCGGAAAGCTTGAAGAAGGAGAAGAACCCAGCGTGTGTGCAGAAAGGGAACTGGAAGAAGAAACGGGGTACGGCTGCACGGAAATGGAATGGCTGATCTCATTCTACACGTCTCCCGGATTTGCCGATGAGCTTGTACATCTATATATAGCAAAGGGTCTGAAGAAAAAAGAGAATGCCGCTTCGCCTGATGAAGATGAATTTGTGAACCTTTTGGAGGTAACCCTTGAGGAAGCCATATCCCTGCTTGAGGAGCAAAAGGTTTATGATGCGAAAACTGCTTATGCAATCCAATATCTGCAGCTTCAAGAAGCGCTGAAAAAATAGCATGAAGCGCTTTTTTGCTGATCTCCATATCCATATTGGACGTACGTTTACGGGAAAGCCAGTTAAAATAACTGGCGCTAAATCACTTACCTTCACTAATATCATCAGGCATGCCCGCAATGAAAAGGGGCTTGATATCATTGGAATAATTGATTGTCATTCTCCCGAAGTCATCCTTGAAATCGAGGACTTGGCCCAAAAAGGCTTTGTAACAGAGCATAAGGACGGGGGACTTCAATACGGAGATTTGACGATTATACCCGGGTCGGAACTTGAAATATATGATGATTCCTGTAAAGGCCCTATTCATGTCCTGTGCTACTTTCCAACCCTATCCGCAATGAAGGATTTCTCTGCCTGGTTAACGGGGTATTTGAAGAACATAACTTTAAGCTCTCAAAGAATTTATGCCTCAGGCAGAATGCTTCAGGAAAAAGTAAAGGAACTGGAGGGGCTTTTTATTCCTGCCCATGTTTTTACCCCATTTAAGAGTCTATTCGGGAAAGGGGTAGAGCGGTCGCTGTCGGAGGTGTTTGATCCTGGTTTAATCGATGCAATTGAGCTGGGACTTAGTGCAGATACGAAGATGGCTGATCAAATAGCTGAACTTCACAGATATACATTTTTAACAAATTCAGATGCCCATTCATTAAAAAAGATCGCAAGAGAATATCAGGTTCTGGAAATGGAAGCACCGACATTTGCTGAACTGCAGAAGGCTTTGACCGGAAAAGAAAAATGCAGGGTTAAAGCCAATTACGGGCTTGATCCTCTGCTCGGCAAATACCATCAGACTGTTTGTTCTGAATGTTTTGGCCCCTTTGATGAAGGGAAGGGTAAATGCAGGAATTGCAGTCACCACAAATTTATCAAAGGCGTGGCTGACCGAATTTCCGAACTGAAATCATTTGGAGAGTTGCTCGTTGAACGGCCTCCTTATATTCATCAGGTGCCGCTTGAGTTCATTCCAGGGTTAGGCCCGAAAATGCTGGAGAAGCTGCTGAATCATTTCGGAACTGAAATGGCCATTCTGCATGATGTTCCTTTCTCAGAGATTAGCAAAGTAATTCCTGAGAAAACAGCTAAGCTAATTGGAAAAGCGCGTGAAGGGAAGTTAAACCTTCAGGCAGGGGGCGGAGGCAAGTACGGCAGAATTGTGGATTCTTAAAAACATAGAGCCTATGCAGGCTCTATGTTTTTAGATGCTGACTTTAGCATAAACACAAGTATCTCTAAGCTCTTTTCCGTCTGCACTTAGGCTGTCATTAATTAGGATCCCTTCAAGCGTGTATCCCAGCCTTTCGGGAATTCTTCGGCTGTTAACGTTTCTCGAATCACATCTGATTTCCACTCTGTTCGCTTGAAAATGCTTAAAGGAAAACTTTGTCAAACCTGCGGCTGCTTCAGAAATATAGCCGTTTTTCCGAAACCTCACATCTCCCCAATAGCCAATTTCGAATTTGCGGACATCCCAATCTATGCGATGCAGGCCAGTAGAGCCGACAAACACATCATCTTCTTTCCTATAAATATGGATACGGAAATCTTCCCTTTGAATAAACTTGGCATAAGATTTACGGATACCAGACTCAACTTCATCAGCTGATTGTTCATTCTGTGCAAAAGGAAGCCATTTTTTAAGCTCGGAAGCTGAAGCTGTTAAAGCCTCATGAACTGTTTTTCCGTCTCCGGGCAAGGCGGGCCTCATATAAAGTCTTTCTGTTTCAATTCTCTCTGGAAACTCTTTTAAGATCGGATCCATTTTCCCAGCCCCCCCAATGATAATTAAGACAATTTTGAAAATTATAGCAAGAAACACATGAAGTATTCAAGAACTTTTTTACTGATTGAGGAGCAGAGCAGATCAATTCTTTGTCATACAATTCCGGGACAGGCATACAATTTAATATCCAATTTGTTTTGTCTTAGGAGGAAGAGCAATGAAAAAAAAAATGTACCAGAACGCCGCAGCAGCCCACTTTCGCGAACATTCCTCAATTTACTTATTTGTTATTGTATTATTTCTCATGGGTGTCATTTTTGGGGCTATTGTTGTAAATAGCTTGAGTTTTACTCAAAAAGAAGATTTATTTTATTATCTGTCTCAGTTTTTTGGACAAGTATCAGATGGGCATATTGCAGCAGCAGATGAATTATTTAAACAAAGCTTTTTCCATAATACAAAATTTATAGGGTTGATGTGGATTTTGGGAATCTCCATAATTGGACTGCCAGTCATTCTTATTCTGCTTTTTATGAAAGGCATGGTGGTTGGCTTTACAGTTGGCTTTCTCGTTAACCGCATGGGATGGGAAGGATTTATACTTTCCTTCGTATCGGTTCTTCCCCAGAATCTGATCATCATACCTATATTTATAATAGCAGCAACTCTGGCTGTGTCTTTCTCTTTGAAAATGATAAGAAGACAATTTATGAAAAAAGCCGGCCAGCCCATGATGCCTCTTTTCGGAAGATATATGATTGCTTTTGCTGTTGCCATTCTGTTTCTAATTGCTGCAGCCGGGGTAGAGGCATTTATCTCGCCAGTCTTAATGAAATCTGTTGTTAATTCAATCCAATCTTAATAGGATTATTGTTAAAGGCAGAGCGGCAGGCTCTGCTTTTTGCTGTACGGGAAAAGGATAAAAATTGTAATATAGGGTAAATATAAAGAGGTTTCAATCTATTTTAGATGATATTATAATTATTATTATATTAAATTCGTTATCGTTTGTTATTTATAATTATTTTATTTTGAATGTGATCTCATTTCTGTTATAATGAGAATGTTAGTGGCGAGGGAGGGACTTTCGGTATGGAAAGCAGAATTGAAAGAATTAAAAAACAGTTGCATTCATCCAGCTATAAACTAACACCACAGCGAGAGGCAACAGTTCGCGTCCTGTTAGAACACGAAGAGGATCATTTAAGTGCGGAAGATGTCTACCTCCTAGTAAAAGAGAAATCGCCTGAGATAGGCTTGGCAACTGTATATAGAACACTTGAATTGCTGACTGAATTAAAAATTGTCGATAAAATCAACTTTGGTGATGGAGTTTCCAGGTATGACCTGCGTCAGGAAGGGGCAGCCCATTTTCACCACCATTTAGTCTGTATTGAGTGCGGAGCTGTTGATGAAATACAGGAAGACTTGCTTGAAGACGTAGAGGAAGTGGTTGAACGCCGCTGGAACTTTAAAATAAAGGATCACCGCCTTACGTTCCATGGCATCTGCTACCGCTGCCAGGATAAACAAACAGAAACCGATTCAGATGAAAATTAATATGATTATTGACAAAGCTTATTCTACATTAGGATAGGCTTTTTTATTTGCGCTGTTTTCCAAAAAGCAAGTGCCCTGAAGAAACTTCATTTATACAAATTCAGGTATAATTCTTGTCCAAAATGGCATACCTTTTAATAATAGAAAGCTGAATATCTTTCTTTTTATTAAAAGTTATGGAGGAACAAACCATGAAATCCTGGCTGGGCATGGCTTTTCAGACCATTAAAGTATTTGTGATTTTTACTGGATGCACAATCCTTTTTTATTATGGTATTATGTGGTTAAATGAAGAATACCAGGATTATCACCGCTATGACGAACCAAGGGGAGCGGCTGTTAAGGTGTCTGCGAGCGGAACTGATGAGGATAGGAGCTTGCTGGACCGGTTAATTCTTTTCTACTTAAACGGGGAGTAATGCTATCATATGGATGATCAGTTAAAAGACTTTATTCATTATTTACTTGTAGAAAAAGGCCTCGCCAAAAATACAATTATCTCTTATGAAAGAGATTTGAAAAGTTATCTGAAGTATCTCAAGTCGGAAGAGAAGGCTACAAGCCTTGAGAATGTGCAGCGCATGCAGATTGTCCAATTTCTCGGTTTTTTAAAAAAACAGGGTAAATCCTCAAAGACTCTGGCTCGGCACATAGCCTCCTTAAGGGCCTTTCACCAATTTCTGCTCCGCGAAAAAGCAGTTGGCCATGATCCTTCTGTCCATATAGAAACTCCGCAAATTGAACGTTCGCTTCCGAAAGTATTAAACATGCAGGAAGTGGAAACTTTATTGGATCTTCCGGAAATTAAGGATCACTTTGGTCTGCGGGATAAAGCCATGCTTGAACTTTTATATGCTACAGGCATTCGCGTAAGTGAACTGATAGGCCTGAACTCAGGTGATGTTCATTTAACGATGGGCTTTGTAAGATGTATTGGCAAAGGAAATAAGGAACGGATTGTGCCTATTGGTAAAACAGCTTCTGAAGCGCTTGAAAGGTATTTAACTGAAGGAAGAGGCAAGTTTGTTTCTAAAAAGCATAGGGATGAAGCATTATTTTTAAACCATCACGGCAGACGTCTTTCAAGACAGGGATTCTGGAAAATACTGAAGCGGCTGGCTCAGGAGGCAGGGATCGAGAAGGAGCTGACTCCACATACGTTGAGGCATTCATTTGCCACTCATCTGCTGGAAAATGGGGCAGATTTGCGGGCTGTCCAGGAAATGCTTGGACATGCCGATATTTCCACAACGCAAATTTATACGCATGTAACCAAAACACGGCTTAAAGATGTGTACAGTCAATACCATCCGCGTGCTTAAAAATAGAAAAAAATCAAATGTCATAAAGCTGCCATGAAAAATAGGCAGCTTTTTCTTGTCATTTCACCTGTTTATTAGGTAAAATATAGATGTCAGACTTCTGACAAATGAAAGGGCTATCCTTAATATGTTTTAAACGCACGAATGGCGGTATACACCCCAGCTCCAGCAAGAGAATCAGTGTTAAATAAACCTAAAAAGGGTACTATACGAATATGATTTTTGTAACCGTATTCAAATAATTAGGAGGTTTTCAAATGGCTGCATATACATATAAGCGCGTTTTTTTAATTGTCATGGATTCAGTGGGAATCGGAGAAGCGCCTGATGCCGATAAGTTCGGTGATAAAGGTGCCGATACGATCGGCCACATCGCAGAAAAAATGAATGGCCTGAAGATGCCGAACATGGGTAAACTTGGCCTTAGTAATATCCGCGAAATCAAAGGAATCGAAAAAGCGGATAATCCTATGGCGTTCTACACGAAGATGCAGGAAGCATCAAATGGAAAAGACACAATGACCGGTCATTGGGAAATTATGGGTTTAAATATTCAAACTCCATTTAGAGTCTTTCCTGATGGATTTCCGGAGGAATTGATTTCAGAACTTGAATCACGCACAGGCAGGAAGATTATTGGGAATAAGCCTGCAAGCGGAACAGAAATCCTGGTTGAACTGGGAGAAGAACATATGAGAACCGGAGCTCTGATTGTTTATACATCAGCCGATTCAGTTCTGCAGATTGCGGCACATGAAGATATAATTCCTATTGAAGAACAGTATAAAATCTGTAAAATCGCACGTGAGCTGACACTTGATGAAAAATATATGGTAGGACGTGTGATTGCCAGACCATTCGTTGGCGAGCCGGGAAATTTCCAAAGAACATCAAACAGGCATGATTATGCGTTAAAGCCATTTGACCGCACAGTAATGAATGAAATGGCAGATGGCGGACTTGATGTAGTGGCAATTGGGAAAATCTCCGACATTTATGATGGAGAGGGAATAACTGAGGCCATTCGCACAACATCAAATATGGATGGGATGGATAAGCTGATCGAAACGTTTGATAAAGAATTTACAGGCCTGAGCTTTGTAAATCTGGTGGACTTTGATGCATTATTTGGCCATAGACGTGATCCGGAAGGGTATGGAAAAGCTCTTGAAGAGTTTGATGAACGCCTGCCAGAAGTATTTGAAAAAATGCAGGATGGCGACTTATTAATGATCACGGCAGACCACGGCAATGACCCTGTCCATCATGGCACAGATCATACGAGAGAATACGTTCCACTTCTTGTTTATTCAAAAGATATGGAAGAAGGAAAAGAGCTGCCGGTCAGTGAAACCTTTGCAGATATTGGGGCGACAATAGCAGATAACTTTAAAGTGAAAATGCCGTCCTATGGCAAAAGCTTTTTGAATCAACTGAAATAATTACATTAAAAAAGCAAAAGAGGAGAATGATGATGGATTATAGCAAAATTCAAAATGCGGCTGAATTTCTTAAAAATAAATATACAGGCCAGCCAAAGATTGGGCTGATTTTAGGCTCAGGACTTGGTGTTTTGGCAGACGAAATCGAAGAACCGGTTAAAATTCCATACAATGAAATCCCTGATTTCCCTGTATCAACAGTAGAAGGTCATGCAGGACAGCTTGTATTTGGACGCTTGAACGGCATTGAAGTGGTTGCTATGCAAGGCCGATTCCATTATTACGAAGGATACTCATTTGAAAAGGTAACCTTCCCTGTAAGAGTAATGAATGAGATGGGTGTTGAGAAACTCATTGTTACGAATGCGGCAGGTGGAGTGAATGAAACCTATTCTCCAGGTGATTTAATGCTTATTTCAGACCATATCAACAATATGGG
This region includes:
- a CDS encoding YqkE family protein, translating into MKKKKHHSQPKKDDKPVTLGDMLNRDLVEQLKGKKQELKAAEDKQKEEEERTKREERRLREKNKSFEELLGESNLNWKEFK
- a CDS encoding aldo/keto reductase, whose product is MKKRRLGNSDLYVSELGLGCMSIGTDPSRAQEIIESALEAGINYFDTADLYDFGENEKLVGQSLKNVREQVIIATKAGNRWNKNKDGWSWDPSKSHIKEAVKDSLKRLDTDYIDLYQLHGGTIEDPIDETIEAFEELKEEGYIRQYGISSIRPNVIREFASKSSIVSVMMQYSILDRRPEEEALPLLNQKGISAVTRGPLAKGLLSDKMLDKASESVKDKGYLDYSYEELKKTLTSIREKISDQRTMNEIAFQFNLADPAVASIAAGASRAEQVRANAEAARAKPLNEDELAMIKSIAKLNKYEQHR
- the mciZ gene encoding Z-ring formation inhibitor MciZ, whose product is MKVYVHKRGVILAGKAWEVREKLKQYGRQYILVKDWVESQNIIK
- a CDS encoding NUDIX hydrolase yields the protein MSRLEEKTIKTEKIFTGKVISLQVEDVELPNGKTSKREIIKHPGAVAVLAVTEENKIVMVEQYRKALDKIIAEIPAGKLEEGEEPSVCAERELEEETGYGCTEMEWLISFYTSPGFADELVHLYIAKGLKKKENAASPDEDEFVNLLEVTLEEAISLLEEQKVYDAKTAYAIQYLQLQEALKK
- a CDS encoding endonuclease Q family protein, with the protein product MKRFFADLHIHIGRTFTGKPVKITGAKSLTFTNIIRHARNEKGLDIIGIIDCHSPEVILEIEDLAQKGFVTEHKDGGLQYGDLTIIPGSELEIYDDSCKGPIHVLCYFPTLSAMKDFSAWLTGYLKNITLSSQRIYASGRMLQEKVKELEGLFIPAHVFTPFKSLFGKGVERSLSEVFDPGLIDAIELGLSADTKMADQIAELHRYTFLTNSDAHSLKKIAREYQVLEMEAPTFAELQKALTGKEKCRVKANYGLDPLLGKYHQTVCSECFGPFDEGKGKCRNCSHHKFIKGVADRISELKSFGELLVERPPYIHQVPLEFIPGLGPKMLEKLLNHFGTEMAILHDVPFSEISKVIPEKTAKLIGKAREGKLNLQAGGGGKYGRIVDS
- a CDS encoding GNAT family N-acetyltransferase, which translates into the protein MDPILKEFPERIETERLYMRPALPGDGKTVHEALTASASELKKWLPFAQNEQSADEVESGIRKSYAKFIQREDFRIHIYRKEDDVFVGSTGLHRIDWDVRKFEIGYWGDVRFRKNGYISEAAAGLTKFSFKHFQANRVEIRCDSRNVNSRRIPERLGYTLEGILINDSLSADGKELRDTCVYAKVSI
- the spoIIM gene encoding stage II sporulation protein M, which codes for MKKKMYQNAAAAHFREHSSIYLFVIVLFLMGVIFGAIVVNSLSFTQKEDLFYYLSQFFGQVSDGHIAAADELFKQSFFHNTKFIGLMWILGISIIGLPVILILLFMKGMVVGFTVGFLVNRMGWEGFILSFVSVLPQNLIIIPIFIIAATLAVSFSLKMIRRQFMKKAGQPMMPLFGRYMIAFAVAILFLIAAAGVEAFISPVLMKSVVNSIQS
- the fur gene encoding ferric iron uptake transcriptional regulator — protein: MESRIERIKKQLHSSSYKLTPQREATVRVLLEHEEDHLSAEDVYLLVKEKSPEIGLATVYRTLELLTELKIVDKINFGDGVSRYDLRQEGAAHFHHHLVCIECGAVDEIQEDLLEDVEEVVERRWNFKIKDHRLTFHGICYRCQDKQTETDSDEN
- a CDS encoding YqzK family protein, translated to MKSWLGMAFQTIKVFVIFTGCTILFYYGIMWLNEEYQDYHRYDEPRGAAVKVSASGTDEDRSLLDRLILFYLNGE
- the xerD gene encoding site-specific tyrosine recombinase XerD, with amino-acid sequence MDDQLKDFIHYLLVEKGLAKNTIISYERDLKSYLKYLKSEEKATSLENVQRMQIVQFLGFLKKQGKSSKTLARHIASLRAFHQFLLREKAVGHDPSVHIETPQIERSLPKVLNMQEVETLLDLPEIKDHFGLRDKAMLELLYATGIRVSELIGLNSGDVHLTMGFVRCIGKGNKERIVPIGKTASEALERYLTEGRGKFVSKKHRDEALFLNHHGRRLSRQGFWKILKRLAQEAGIEKELTPHTLRHSFATHLLENGADLRAVQEMLGHADISTTQIYTHVTKTRLKDVYSQYHPRA
- the deoB gene encoding phosphopentomutase, translated to MAAYTYKRVFLIVMDSVGIGEAPDADKFGDKGADTIGHIAEKMNGLKMPNMGKLGLSNIREIKGIEKADNPMAFYTKMQEASNGKDTMTGHWEIMGLNIQTPFRVFPDGFPEELISELESRTGRKIIGNKPASGTEILVELGEEHMRTGALIVYTSADSVLQIAAHEDIIPIEEQYKICKIARELTLDEKYMVGRVIARPFVGEPGNFQRTSNRHDYALKPFDRTVMNEMADGGLDVVAIGKISDIYDGEGITEAIRTTSNMDGMDKLIETFDKEFTGLSFVNLVDFDALFGHRRDPEGYGKALEEFDERLPEVFEKMQDGDLLMITADHGNDPVHHGTDHTREYVPLLVYSKDMEEGKELPVSETFADIGATIADNFKVKMPSYGKSFLNQLK